Proteins from a genomic interval of Bacillus alveayuensis:
- a CDS encoding quercetin dioxygenase-like cupin family protein/DNA-binding Xre family transcriptional regulator (product_source=COG1917/COG3655; cath_funfam=1.10.260.40,2.60.120.10; cog=COG1917,COG3655; pfam=PF01381,PF07883; smart=SM00530; superfamily=51182) codes for MEELSKRIRELRTEKKITLKELSEKTGLSISFLSQVERASSSLAITSLKKIADALEAPITTFFEDYKNENYYVKKEEQKPFQLKGSGVVYTRLGGEFSGRNIEPLLVTYPPGPTTEKSFSHPGEEFYYVLEGELLFYVDGKEYFLKAGDSIHFPSHLLHSVNNPLEVDAKVLAVVTPVIF; via the coding sequence TTGGAGGAATTATCAAAGCGAATTCGTGAATTAAGAACTGAAAAGAAAATTACTTTAAAGGAGTTGAGTGAAAAAACAGGATTATCAATAAGCTTTTTATCCCAAGTTGAAAGAGCATCATCATCGCTTGCGATAACTTCATTAAAAAAGATTGCCGATGCTTTGGAAGCCCCTATAACTACTTTTTTTGAAGATTATAAAAACGAAAATTATTATGTCAAAAAGGAAGAACAAAAGCCGTTCCAATTAAAAGGATCAGGGGTTGTTTATACGAGACTTGGTGGAGAATTTTCTGGAAGAAATATTGAACCGTTACTTGTTACGTATCCGCCAGGACCTACAACGGAGAAATCTTTTAGCCATCCAGGAGAAGAGTTTTATTATGTTCTCGAAGGAGAATTATTGTTTTACGTAGATGGTAAGGAATATTTTTTGAAAGCAGGAGACTCTATTCATTTTCCGTCGCATTTACTTCACTCTGTAAACAATCCTTTAGAAGTAGATGCCAAAGTTCTTGCTGTAGTAACACCTGTTATATTTTAA
- a CDS encoding hypothetical protein (product_source=Hypo-rule applied; cleavage_site_network=SignalP-noTM; pfam=PF14167; transmembrane_helix_parts=Inside_1_4,TMhelix_5_24,Outside_25_262), translating to MRKILCFSFILFLLCSFTIPSFAASENIKIPNSVTDISQDNTYPNPTQDLPYLQPSELTQQLIDSSNVKIENPDLIKMLNETNIMPSPVAIGYRATIYLGQWALNYESTETAANWEYQKINTNYFDNRGGKSPVQIRYKQEVQKKVTGGLTANIPKAEDVKKMMLLKAVKKTNLPLSFETVVGVGTKKEHVYNIPPKKMGYLYAYAPAINEKGKVTYGEVYLVLKGRQKKIVVKNVTQQGIGAWIPVQDRVSFGFVITEQPK from the coding sequence ATGAGAAAGATTTTATGCTTTTCTTTCATCTTGTTTTTATTATGTAGTTTTACAATCCCATCCTTTGCCGCATCTGAAAACATAAAAATCCCTAATTCTGTCACAGATATTTCTCAAGACAATACGTACCCGAATCCAACGCAAGACTTGCCGTATTTACAGCCAAGTGAATTAACTCAGCAATTAATTGACTCTTCCAATGTGAAAATTGAAAATCCCGACTTAATTAAAATGTTAAATGAGACGAATATAATGCCGTCACCGGTTGCCATTGGGTATCGTGCCACCATTTATTTAGGACAGTGGGCATTAAACTATGAATCGACAGAAACAGCTGCCAACTGGGAATATCAAAAAATAAACACGAACTATTTTGATAACAGGGGAGGAAAATCACCTGTTCAAATTCGTTATAAGCAGGAAGTACAAAAGAAAGTAACGGGTGGGTTGACAGCCAATATTCCAAAGGCTGAAGATGTTAAAAAAATGATGCTCCTAAAAGCTGTCAAGAAAACAAATTTACCGTTATCATTTGAAACGGTTGTTGGAGTAGGAACGAAAAAAGAGCATGTTTATAATATTCCGCCAAAAAAAATGGGCTATTTATATGCGTATGCCCCAGCCATCAACGAAAAAGGAAAGGTGACGTATGGTGAAGTGTATTTAGTCTTAAAAGGAAGGCAAAAGAAAATTGTTGTGAAAAATGTAACTCAACAAGGAATCGGTGCTTGGATTCCTGTTCAGGACCGTGTTTCATTTGGATTTGTTATCACTGAACAACCAAAATAA
- a CDS encoding small-conductance mechanosensitive channel (product_source=COG0668; cath_funfam=2.30.30.60; cog=COG0668; pfam=PF00924; superfamily=50182,82689,82861; transmembrane_helix_parts=Inside_1_6,TMhelix_7_29,Outside_30_52,TMhelix_53_72,Inside_73_78,TMhelix_79_101,Outside_102_287): MEQFLQIVNHPIIKIVIVGLILIIVTRIINKLVHNFFKKTDFIEERKEKTIESLIRSLTRYVATIGFLLYILSQFVEDFGRILAGAGIAGIVIGFGAQSLIRDILAGIFLIYEKQLHQGDFVTINNTFNGTVEEIGLRSLKLREWSGKVLTISNGEIKQIQNYNIEQMRVIERAVVSFRENPDEVWNVLEEACNSLNEKFAYCLKRDDSGAMIEPFQIYGITSLNAGFRGYEYTIIGLVDDRYYWEASKQARKMIAQTLYDHQIELAEERFLMISSQKKGHSSESGI; the protein is encoded by the coding sequence ATGGAGCAATTTTTACAAATAGTTAACCACCCTATCATTAAAATTGTCATCGTCGGTTTGATCCTTATTATCGTTACACGTATCATCAATAAATTGGTTCACAATTTTTTCAAGAAAACAGATTTTATTGAAGAGCGAAAGGAAAAAACAATTGAGAGCCTTATTCGCTCTTTGACAAGATATGTTGCAACAATTGGATTTCTTTTATATATTCTTTCACAATTTGTTGAAGACTTCGGTCGTATCTTGGCTGGTGCCGGAATTGCTGGGATTGTGATTGGCTTTGGTGCTCAAAGCTTAATTCGAGATATATTAGCAGGGATCTTTTTAATTTATGAAAAACAGCTTCACCAAGGTGATTTTGTCACAATTAATAATACCTTTAACGGAACCGTTGAAGAAATTGGTTTACGTTCACTCAAGCTGAGAGAATGGAGCGGTAAAGTCTTAACTATTAGCAATGGAGAAATTAAGCAAATTCAAAACTATAATATTGAGCAAATGCGAGTGATCGAACGTGCAGTTGTGAGCTTTCGTGAAAATCCCGATGAGGTTTGGAATGTATTAGAAGAAGCCTGTAACAGCCTAAACGAAAAGTTTGCTTACTGCTTGAAGCGTGATGATTCTGGAGCAATGATAGAACCGTTCCAAATTTATGGTATTACTTCCTTAAATGCAGGATTTCGCGGCTATGAGTATACGATCATTGGACTTGTCGATGACCGTTACTATTGGGAAGCAAGTAAACAAGCTCGTAAAATGATCGCGCAAACACTATATGATCATCAAATAGAATTGGCTGAAGAACGCTTCCTAATGATCTCATCACAAAAGAAAGGCCATTCAAGTGAAAGCGGCATTTAA
- a CDS encoding radical SAM/CxCxxxxC motif protein YfkAB (product_source=TIGR04478; cath_funfam=3.20.20.70; cog=COG0535; pfam=PF04055,PF08756,PF13353; superfamily=102114; tigrfam=TIGR04478), which translates to MAVQNKLAPITPSYDPWEAYLDIEQYGKLTLTNVEFTTTTICNMRCEHCAVGYTLSPKDPEALPLDLILKRLDEVPTLRSLSITGGEPMLSLKSVEEYVIPILKYAHERGIRTQINSNLTLDLKRYEKIIPYLDVLHISHNWGTIDDFVEGGFAMMDRKPTYEQRAKYFERIIENSRALVDAGVMVSAETMLNKRTLPHIEKIHKQIVEEMKCQRHEVHPMYPSDFASTLEALTLDELREAIHHLLDVRDQSVWMLFGTLPFYACSDDEKDLALLQRLGSSKNVTVRNDPDGRSRLNVNIFTGDIIVTDFGDTPPLGNIQEDTLLSAYEKWSQSKIAKQLNCHCPNVKCLGPNILVKNSYYEDVDFTVRKANL; encoded by the coding sequence ATGGCTGTTCAAAACAAATTAGCTCCCATTACCCCTTCCTATGATCCTTGGGAAGCGTATTTAGATATCGAGCAATATGGAAAATTAACATTAACCAATGTTGAATTTACGACAACAACTATTTGCAACATGCGCTGTGAACATTGTGCTGTCGGTTATACATTATCGCCAAAAGATCCAGAGGCGCTGCCGCTTGATTTGATTTTAAAGCGTTTAGATGAAGTTCCTACATTACGTTCTTTAAGCATTACGGGCGGAGAGCCAATGCTTTCCTTAAAATCTGTTGAAGAATACGTGATACCGATTTTAAAATACGCTCATGAACGCGGCATTCGAACGCAAATTAACTCAAACTTAACATTAGATTTAAAGCGCTACGAAAAAATTATTCCGTATTTAGACGTATTACATATTTCTCATAACTGGGGAACAATTGATGATTTCGTAGAAGGCGGATTTGCGATGATGGATCGTAAACCGACTTACGAACAGAGAGCGAAATATTTTGAGCGAATAATTGAAAACAGCCGCGCGCTTGTAGACGCTGGTGTAATGGTTTCAGCAGAAACAATGCTTAATAAACGAACCCTGCCTCATATTGAAAAAATTCACAAACAAATCGTCGAAGAAATGAAATGTCAGCGCCACGAGGTTCATCCGATGTATCCAAGTGATTTTGCAAGTACTTTAGAAGCATTAACACTTGATGAACTCCGGGAAGCCATTCATCATTTGTTGGACGTACGTGATCAATCCGTTTGGATGCTATTTGGAACATTGCCTTTTTATGCATGTAGTGATGATGAAAAAGATCTTGCGTTGCTTCAACGTCTCGGAAGCAGTAAAAATGTAACGGTACGTAATGATCCTGACGGCCGTTCACGATTAAATGTCAATATCTTTACTGGCGACATTATTGTAACAGATTTTGGTGATACACCACCGCTTGGGAATATTCAAGAAGACACATTACTATCTGCATACGAAAAATGGAGCCAGTCAAAAATAGCTAAACAATTGAATTGTCATTGTCCAAATGTCAAATGTCTCGGCCCTAATATTCTAGTTAAAAATAGCTACTATGAAGATGTTGATTTTACTGTAAGAAAAGCAAATCTCTAA
- a CDS encoding fumarate hydratase class I (product_source=KO:K01676; cath_funfam=3.20.130.10; cog=COG1838,COG1951; ko=KO:K01676; pfam=PF05681,PF05683; superfamily=117457; tigrfam=TIGR00722,TIGR00723), which translates to MEKLFESMYKLIVETSTNLPKDVRRAIYEAKLKENAGTRAAMSLATISENIRMADENVSPICQDTGLPTFKIKVPVGVNQLKIKEVIKEAIAKATKDGKLRPNSVDSLTGENSGDNLGEGTPVIKFEQWEKDYMDVRLILKGGGCENKNIQYSLPCELEGLGRAGRDLDGIRKCILHSVYQAQGQGCSAGFIGVGIGGDRTSGYELAKEQLFRSVDDVNPNEDLRKLEEYIMENANKLGIGTMGFGGETTLLGCKIGAINRIPASFFVSVAYNCWAFRRLGVYIDPESGEITKWLYQDGEDVDLSNPPANEEAAASSDSESRVVTLEAPITEKQIRELKVGDVVRINGIIYTGRDAIHKYLMDHDSPVDLNGQIIYHCGPVMLKDENGNWEVKAAGPTTSIREEPYQGDIMKKFGVRAVMGKGGMGPKTLQALKEHGGVYLNAIGGAAQYYAECIKSVEGVDLLEFGIPEAMWHLRVENFTAVVTMDSHGNSLHEDVDKSSLEKLAQFKEPVFK; encoded by the coding sequence ATGGAGAAGCTTTTTGAAAGTATGTACAAGCTCATTGTGGAAACATCTACGAATTTGCCGAAGGATGTTCGTCGTGCGATTTACGAAGCAAAATTAAAAGAAAATGCGGGAACAAGAGCGGCCATGTCGCTAGCGACGATCTCCGAAAATATAAGAATGGCAGATGAAAATGTATCGCCGATTTGTCAGGATACGGGATTGCCAACCTTTAAAATCAAGGTTCCAGTAGGTGTAAATCAGCTTAAAATTAAAGAAGTCATTAAAGAGGCCATTGCTAAAGCGACAAAAGATGGAAAGCTCCGTCCAAATTCAGTTGATTCGTTAACTGGCGAAAACTCTGGCGACAATTTAGGTGAAGGGACACCTGTTATTAAATTCGAACAATGGGAAAAAGACTACATGGATGTTCGCCTTATTTTGAAAGGCGGAGGCTGTGAAAATAAAAATATTCAATATAGCCTTCCATGCGAGCTAGAAGGACTTGGACGTGCAGGCCGTGATTTAGACGGAATTCGGAAATGTATCTTGCATTCTGTCTATCAAGCACAAGGCCAAGGCTGCTCGGCTGGGTTTATCGGTGTTGGAATCGGCGGCGACCGCACATCTGGATATGAATTAGCGAAAGAGCAGCTTTTCCGCAGTGTCGATGATGTAAATCCGAATGAAGATTTACGCAAGCTAGAAGAATACATTATGGAAAATGCCAACAAGCTTGGCATTGGTACAATGGGATTCGGTGGAGAAACAACTTTATTAGGCTGTAAAATTGGAGCGATTAACCGTATTCCAGCAAGCTTCTTCGTATCGGTTGCGTACAATTGTTGGGCATTCCGCCGTTTAGGAGTTTATATTGATCCGGAATCAGGTGAAATTACAAAATGGCTTTACCAAGACGGCGAAGATGTTGATTTATCGAATCCGCCTGCAAATGAAGAAGCTGCTGCCTCATCTGACTCTGAAAGCCGTGTAGTTACTTTAGAAGCGCCAATTACAGAAAAACAAATTCGTGAATTAAAAGTTGGCGACGTCGTACGGATTAATGGCATTATTTACACTGGACGTGATGCCATCCATAAATATTTAATGGATCACGATTCACCTGTTGACTTAAATGGTCAAATTATTTATCATTGCGGACCAGTTATGTTAAAAGATGAAAACGGTAATTGGGAAGTAAAAGCGGCAGGTCCGACAACAAGTATTCGTGAGGAGCCTTATCAAGGGGATATTATGAAAAAATTCGGTGTTCGCGCCGTCATGGGTAAAGGCGGCATGGGGCCCAAAACATTGCAAGCGTTAAAAGAGCATGGCGGCGTTTACTTAAATGCCATCGGTGGAGCTGCACAATATTATGCGGAATGTATTAAATCCGTTGAAGGTGTTGACTTGCTTGAATTCGGAATTCCAGAAGCGATGTGGCATTTGCGCGTTGAAAACTTCACCGCTGTTGTAACGATGGACTCCCACGGAAACAGCTTGCACGAAGATGTGGACAAATCTTCATTAGAAAAGCTTGCTCAATTTAAAGAGCCTGTTTTTAAATAA
- a CDS encoding Uma2 family endonuclease (product_source=COG4636; cath_funfam=3.90.1570.10; cog=COG4636; pfam=PF05685; superfamily=52980) — MALRHDSFVSLEKFYEMREKSEQLLEYIDGVVYMSPSPSTKHQRVLSRLQLQFGNFLLDAPCEVFVAPYDIELKSEKIEGNKIVIPDISVICDKNGFTETKYIGVPHLIVEILSPSNQSHDLVTKLNLYMKYGVKEYWIVNPMINSVTVYVLNDAGMYEQFAVKSEKGKVSSKILNGFHVDLEYIFAT; from the coding sequence GTGGCCTTACGTCATGATTCTTTTGTATCTTTAGAAAAGTTTTATGAGATGAGGGAAAAGAGTGAACAGTTGTTAGAGTACATTGATGGCGTTGTATACATGTCGCCTTCTCCATCTACAAAACATCAACGAGTATTAAGTCGTCTTCAATTACAATTTGGAAATTTCCTGCTAGATGCTCCATGTGAAGTATTTGTTGCCCCTTATGATATCGAATTAAAGAGTGAAAAGATTGAAGGGAATAAAATTGTTATTCCTGATATAAGCGTTATATGTGATAAAAATGGTTTTACTGAAACGAAATATATCGGCGTTCCTCACCTTATAGTAGAAATCCTTAGTCCATCCAATCAATCACATGACTTAGTTACAAAGCTCAATCTTTATATGAAGTATGGAGTGAAGGAATATTGGATCGTGAATCCAATGATTAATTCCGTTACCGTTTATGTTTTAAATGATGCAGGAATGTATGAACAGTTTGCCGTAAAATCAGAAAAAGGCAAGGTTTCATCGAAAATATTGAACGGGTTTCATGTCGACTTAGAATATATATTTGCAACATAA
- a CDS encoding peptidoglycan-N-acetylmuramic acid deacetylase (product_source=KO:K01567; cath_funfam=3.20.20.370; cog=COG0726; ko=KO:K01567; pfam=PF01522; superfamily=88713; tigrfam=TIGR02884; transmembrane_helix_parts=Inside_1_4,TMhelix_5_24,Outside_25_266): protein MKRLFLFISFSIFFLINIHPVLAVSNQVIHWGFKKSTNQEPPYAGKELESILQKYGAYYLGDTRKKDIYLTFDNGYENGYTAKILDVLKKHDVPAAFFVTGHYLNDQPELVKRMVKEGHIVGNHSWSHPDLTKVSEEQFIKELNSVSQRVEELTGQKGTVYLRPPRGIFSERTLALSKKYGYQNVFWSLAFVDWKIHHQKGWQYAYDNIMNQIHPGAIILLHTVSKDNAEALDQAIQDLKKEGYRFKSLDDLMMEKEIEHPYLFSL from the coding sequence GTGAAGCGTTTGTTCTTATTTATTAGTTTTTCGATTTTTTTCCTCATCAATATTCATCCCGTATTAGCTGTTTCCAATCAAGTGATTCATTGGGGCTTTAAAAAGAGCACGAATCAAGAGCCGCCATATGCCGGAAAAGAGCTGGAATCGATTTTGCAAAAATACGGAGCTTATTATTTAGGGGATACACGGAAAAAGGATATTTATTTAACGTTTGATAATGGCTATGAAAACGGTTATACAGCAAAAATTTTAGATGTGTTAAAAAAACACGATGTGCCCGCAGCCTTTTTTGTTACAGGTCATTATTTAAATGATCAGCCTGAACTTGTAAAAAGAATGGTGAAAGAAGGGCATATCGTTGGTAACCATTCATGGAGCCACCCTGATTTAACAAAAGTAAGCGAAGAGCAATTTATAAAGGAATTAAATTCTGTTAGTCAAAGAGTAGAAGAGTTGACAGGGCAAAAAGGGACGGTTTATTTGCGGCCGCCAAGGGGAATTTTTAGCGAACGAACACTTGCTTTATCAAAAAAATACGGGTATCAAAACGTCTTTTGGTCACTTGCTTTTGTTGATTGGAAAATCCATCATCAAAAAGGCTGGCAATATGCCTATGATAATATAATGAATCAAATTCATCCAGGCGCGATCATTTTGTTGCATACCGTTTCAAAAGATAATGCAGAAGCACTAGATCAAGCGATACAAGATTTAAAAAAAGAAGGATACCGTTTTAAAAGCTTAGATGACTTAATGATGGAAAAAGAAATCGAGCATCCGTATTTGTTTTCCCTTTGA
- a CDS encoding DNA-3-methyladenine glycosylase II (product_source=KO:K01247; cath_funfam=1.10.1670.10,1.10.340.30; cog=COG0122; ko=KO:K01247; pfam=PF00730; smart=SM00478; superfamily=48150), translating to MMWKEQVEATPPYDFDQVLEMLALDPLNKVNIEKRTIDVPLYDRLGNPFVVTVQATGTKEEPSFIVTGMNEGQKEHAMSELVRIFHWDRSLKVIQEHFLQTNLAKLFREHEGTPLILDFHVYNCLMKCIIHQQLNLSFAYQLSTSFVNTFGTTIDGVKFYPKPEVVAELNYDDLRSLKFSRRKAEYVIDTSRLIAEGKLSLEKLHDMNDQEVMNKLVKVRGIGPWTVQNVLMFGLGRSNLFPVADIGLQNAVKKYFNLERKPTKEEMEKYSREWSPYLSYASLYLWRSIEKKRRETT from the coding sequence ATGATGTGGAAAGAACAAGTTGAAGCAACACCGCCATATGATTTTGACCAAGTGTTAGAAATGTTGGCTCTTGATCCTTTAAATAAAGTAAATATTGAAAAGCGTACGATTGATGTTCCATTATATGATCGATTAGGAAATCCTTTTGTCGTTACAGTACAAGCTACCGGAACAAAAGAAGAACCATCCTTTATCGTAACAGGGATGAATGAAGGTCAAAAAGAGCATGCGATGAGCGAACTAGTCCGCATTTTTCATTGGGATCGTTCGCTGAAAGTCATTCAAGAGCATTTTTTACAAACGAATTTAGCCAAGCTTTTTAGAGAGCATGAAGGAACACCACTAATTCTTGATTTCCATGTTTATAATTGCTTAATGAAATGTATCATCCATCAGCAGCTAAATTTATCTTTTGCTTACCAATTATCAACGTCGTTTGTGAATACATTCGGGACAACAATAGATGGAGTAAAGTTTTATCCGAAGCCAGAAGTAGTAGCTGAATTAAATTATGATGATTTGCGGAGCTTAAAATTTAGTAGGCGCAAAGCAGAATATGTGATTGATACTTCAAGGTTAATTGCTGAAGGAAAACTTTCTTTAGAAAAGCTTCATGACATGAATGATCAAGAAGTGATGAACAAGCTCGTCAAAGTGAGAGGGATTGGTCCGTGGACGGTGCAAAATGTATTAATGTTTGGACTTGGCCGATCGAATCTTTTCCCAGTTGCCGATATCGGTTTGCAAAATGCCGTGAAAAAATATTTTAACCTTGAGCGAAAACCGACGAAAGAAGAAATGGAAAAATACAGTCGAGAGTGGTCGCCTTATTTAAGCTATGCGTCCCTTTATTTATGGAGAAGCATTGAAAAGAAACGGAGAGAAACAACATGA